GGGTCAGGCTGACCTTCAGGTCGCGGCCCTTGGCCCGCTGCGCGGCCTGGACCTGGGCGAGCGCGGCGGAGCGGCGGTCGACCGAGGCGTGGTCGGTGACGGCGGTGCCCTCGATGTCGAAGTCGACGCGGTCCAGCGCGTAGACGTCCACGACCTTCTGGTACTGCGCGGCCAGCGCGGCCACCGTGGTGCAGGACTGGGCGAGCTCGGTGCCGTTGGCGCCGCCGAAGGACGGGCGGACGTCGCCGCCCGCGTCCCGGATCGCGTCCATGTCGGCCTTGTTCCAGCCGGTGGCCGGGTCGTACGCGCCGAACCAGCTGGCGGTGCACGGCTGGCTGCCGTTGATGATGAACGCCAGCGAGAACTCCTTGATGCCGCTGGCGGCGGAGAGCGCGGGCAGGCTGGGGGTCGGGTAGGCGCCGAGGTCCACGTAGGGGGCGGCGGTGCCGGCGCTGGTGCCGGTGCCCGCGGTGGCGGTGACGGCCGCGGAGTTGGCGGACTCGTTGCCCGCCGCGTCGAAGGCGCTGACGGTGAAGGTGTGGCTGCTGCCCTGGAGCAGGCCGCGGACGGTGGCCGAGGTGCCGGTCACGGTGGCGACCACGGTCGAGCCCTCGCGGACGTGGTAGCCGGCCACCGCCGTGTTGTCGGTGGAGGCGGTCCAGCCCAGGGTGACGCTGCCCGGCCCGGTGCCGGTGGAGCGCGGGTTGCCGGGGACGGACGGCGCGGTGCTGTCGGCGGGGGCTCCGGCGCACGGCTGGTTGTTGACCGTGCAGTTGGCGGGCGCGCCCTGCACGGCGCCGGTGGTGACGCCGAAGCCGACCGCCGGGGCGGCGGCGCCGGGGGCCAGCGGGGCGGCCCAGGTCGGCGAGGCCACGGTGTAGTGGGTGCCGGTGGAGGTGGCGGTCGAGGTCAGCGTGCCGTTCCACAGGCTGGAGACGCTCTCGCCGGTCGGCAGGTCGAAGGAGAGCGACCAGCTGTTCACGGTGGCGTTGGTGTGGTTGGTCACGGTGTACGTGGCCTGGAAACCGTTCGACCAGCTCTGGGTGACCGCGTAGTCGGCGGTCAGGCCGGACACGCCGGCCGCTCCGGCGGCGGTGGCGCCCAGCGGCGCGGCGATCAGGGCCGCGGCCGCGGCGAGGGAGAGGGTGACGCGCCTCATGGGCGAGTCCTCCTTGGCGGTGTGGGGGATGGTGGGGGCCGTGCTCAGGTGCGTGGGGCGCACTCAAGATGGTCCAGACCAATCCGGGCCGTCAAGGTGAAGTCCTGCGGTTTTGCAAGGAGTTGACGGTTCAATCAGGCGTCATTAAGCCTGTTGAGGCGCACGACAGGATGGCCGACGGCTGCCGGGGGCCCGGCGCGGAGCGCGGCCGGAGAGCAGTCGGAGCGCAGTCGGAGAGCGGCCGGAGCGCAGCCGGGGGGACGACGGAAGGCGCGGCCCCCGAAGTGTGGGGGAAGGGGCCGCGCCACCCGCCTGACACCAGGTCAGGCGTCCATGGGCCGTCAGGCGGAGACGGCGGTTCCGCGCATCCGGCGGGCCAGGTACGCACCCGAGGCGGTGGCCGACAGCAGGGCTGCGCCGGCCAGGCCGAGCAGCAGGTTGTCGTGGTCGGCCTGGTTCACCGAGACGGTGCCGGAGGCGGCCACGACGCTCTCGGCGGCGGTGAGGTCGCCGCCGTGGCCGTGGTGCGAGACGGTCGAGCGGGCGGCGCCCGCACCGATCTGCGCCTCGGTCGGCGCGGACGGGGCGTTCGCGGCGAGCGGGCCGGCCGCGGCCGCGGTGGTGGTGGTGCCGAAATCGAGGTCGGAGCAGCCGTAGAACGCCTCCGGGCTGTCCGAGCGCTGCCACACCATGTAGACCAGCTGGCGGCCGGTGCGCTGCGGCAGGTTCACGTTGACGTGGTAGTACCCGTTGTCCGAGGTGCGCGCCGTGTCGTAGACCGCGACCGGACTGGCCAGGTCCAGGTCGGACCACTTCAGCGGCTTGGTGGGGTCGTAGCCGGCCTTGGTGATGTACAGCTTCATGGTGCCCTGGTGGGGCGCGGTGACCCGGAAGTCGAAGTTCTTCGCGCCCGCGGCCGCCGAGGTGGCGGGCCAGTCGGTGCGGGCCCAGTCCAGGGCGCGGTACTTGTCGCGGTTGGCCGAGCAGAGGTGGCCGTCCGGGATGATCTGCTGGCTCTGTCCGTTGGCGCTGGCGATGTTGACCTCGTTCCAGTCGTACAGCGGCTGGGTGCCGCTGTCCGCGACGAGGTCCTTGCAGACCTGGGACTTCGGGGTTTCGGGGCCTTCCGCGTAGCAGGCCGCGATGCGGCTGGGCGGGCCGAACATGGCGCCGTGCGCACTGGCCGTGCCGGCGGCGAAGGTGGTGGCGACCAGGGCGCCCGCGCCCACCGCGGAAGCGGCGAGCAGACGGCGGGACCGGGACATGGTTCTCCTCAGAAAAGGTCGGGTCGTTGGTGGGGGAAAGGCGGACACGTCTGCCCGCGGGCCACGGGGAGCGACCCCGGGGCGGCGTGGTGTGGACCCGACACACCGCAAGCCGTCCGAAGGCTACGATTGGCCTATACCAATTGACAAGTGTCGGCCATCTGCGGGCAGTTGGCGGATGGCGGGATTCGGCCACCGTCACCATCCGTCCGCCCGAGCCGACCTGGCGTGACGTCATGTTCCGGTCGGTGTGCGGACGGTGCTCGGTTGGCGGGAAAACCGCAGGGAGGCGGACGTCCACCGCCCGCCGCCCGCCGCGGCCCCCCGCCCGCAGGGCGGCCCGCCCGGGAGGCACTCAGGGTGGGCCGGGCGTGTTGCGGCCGGCTGGGCGGGCCGTGGAGTTAGGGGGAAGCCAAGCCCCGGATAACGCTCCGATAAGCCGCCGGGGCGGGTCGTCCGGCCACGGGCGGTCGACGGACGGGACGCGATTCGCACGGCGGCCGGGCTGCGGTTAGGTTCGCGACGGAACCGTCCCGGCGGTATTCCTGGGTGCCGCCCCCGAATTCGCCGGGAATTCGCCGGGTGCGCCGCGCGGCACCACCCACCGGGCGCCGCCGACGCTGCGTCAGGACGTCAACGACGCCGCGGTCGACACCCGGGCGGCCGCCGGTGCGGTGCACAACTCGGTGCCGCGGATCGAGATGATCCTGAACCGACCACGGCCCGCCGCCCGAGCCGGTGGGCCGCTTCGGTCAGGGGGCGTGCAGCGAGACGAGCAGCCGCGCGGTGTCCAGCCCGACGTCCAGGTACTCGACGAACAACTCGTTGTGCAACGCCCACGGCGAGCGCCGCGCCCGGACCAGCCGCACCGCCTCCGCGGTTCCCAGGCCCAGCTCCACCAACGCCTGCGCGACCACCAGCCCGGAGCGGTTGTACCCGGAGCGGCAGCGCACCAGCACCCGGCGCCCGGACCTCACCGCCTCCGCCACGGCCCGCGCGGCCGCCTGCACGGCGGCCAGCTGCTCCGCGTCCAGCGGCCCGTCCGGCACCGGGACGGACCGGTGCGGCACCCCCGGGGCCGGTCCGTGGCCCTCGGCCGTGAACAGGCTCACCACCAGCTCGAACTCTGCGCCGACCACCACCGGCCGCCGCTGTCCGGCCGGGTCCACCCAGTGGTGGCCGCCCATCCACAGCCCGGGCGCGATCTCGTCCCACGGCGTCCCCGGATCGGGTGCGCCACCCCTTCGGCGGGTCTTCATCCGTCACCTCCCCGCCCGTCAACGCCGGGTGGTGGGGGCGGGGTTCCGGTGGGTGTCAGCGGTGGCAGAGCCAGTACGTGTCGGCGATCGGGAGGTGGCGGCGGGTGCCGGTGGTGGAGGTGACGGTGAGGTGGGTGGGGCAGTAGGAGACCCGGTCGCCGGGGGTGAGGAGGACCGAGGGGCGCATGACCGCTTCGAAGCCGGGGCGGACCGGGAAGGCGCCGAGCAGCAGGCGGGGGACGGGGGTGAGGCCGTCGAAGAGGAGTCGCACGGGAGCAGGATGCCGGGGGCGGTGGGGCCGGTGCGACGGGTTCGGTGTCGGGAGGGGGCCGGGTGCGGGGGTTCTTCGGGCGTTCATGAGCGGGTCGGGTCGCGGTGGCGCCTCGTTGGGGTGGGATCGGGAGGTTGGGCGGCGCCGTCTGCGCGGCCGCCCGCACCACCGCTCGTACCGCTGTTCCCGTAGCCGTTTCCACCCACTCGACCCGAGGGACGGACCCCGTGACCGAACCGCGCGCCCCCAAGTGGCGTCGTCGACTCTCCCTGCTGCTGGCCGCCGCGGCCCTGCCGGCCGTCGGACTGGGGGTGCTGGGCGCCGAGCCCGCCGCCGCCGCACCCGCCGACGACGTCCGGCTGAACGAGGTGGTGACCACCGGATCGGTGAACGACTCGATCGAGCTCCACAACAAGGGCACCGCGACGGTCGACCTGTCCGGGTGGGTCCTGCGCGACAACACCAGCAGCACGTACACCATCGCCTCCGGCACCACCCTCGCCCCCGGCGCCTTCAAGGCCTTCGACGTGCACGCCAGCTTCGGCCTCGGCTCCTCCGACAGCGCCCGGCTCTACCTCGCCGACGGCACCACCCTGGTGGACTCGTTCAGCTGGACCACGCACTCCGCCCCGTCCTGGTCGCGCTGCCCCGACGGCACCGGCGCCTGGGGCCAGTCCGCCGCGCTGACCCTCGGCTCCGCCAACAACTGCGCCGGTTCCGGCGGTTCCACCAGCCCGGTGGCCTGGCCCGGCGGCTCCGCCGTCGCCACCGCTGACGGCTCCAACGTGTTCGGCTCCGACCTGTCCGGCCTGTACCAGGAGGGCGGCGTGATGTGGGGCGCGCAGAACTCCGGCAAGCTGTGGCGGCTCGTCCCGAACGGCTCCGGCGGCTGGAAGCCCGACACCGCCAACGGCTGGGGTTCCGGCAAGTCGCTGCGCTTCACCGGCGGCACCGGCACCCCCGACGACGAGGGCGTCACCCTGACCGGCGCGGGCTCGGCCGGCGGCGTGTACGTCTCCAGCGAGCGCAACGCCGACTCCTCCTCCACCAGCCGGCTCTCGGTGCTGCGCTACGACGTCTCCGGCACCGGCACCACGCTGACCGCGACCCGGGAGTGGAACCTCACCTCCGACCTGCCGTCCACCGGCTCCAACGCCGGACTGGAGGGCGTCACCTGGGTGCCCGACAGCTACCTGACCGGTGCGGGCTTCAAGGACGCCGCCACCGGCGCCGCCTACGACCCGGCCCACTACGGGGCGCACACCGGCGGCGTGTTCTTCGTCGGCGTCGAGGGCAGCGGCACGGTCTACGGCTACGTCCTGCTGGAGGCCGGCGGCTTCACCAAGGTCGCCACGATCAGCAGCGGCATGGCCGGTGTGATGGAGCTGTCCTGGGAGCCGCAGGCCCATCGGATGTGGGTGGTCTGCGACGACACCTGCTCCGGCCAGCTGCGCACCTTCCAGGTGAACGGCAGCGGCGCGTTCGCCCCCACCGCGGTCTACAACCGGCCCTCCGGTATGTCGAACCTCAACAACGAGGGCTTCACGCTGGCCGGCGCCGACGAGTGCACGGGCGGCAGCAAGCCCGTCTACTGGTCGGACGACAGCAACACCGGCGGCCACGCCCTGCGCAAGGGCAGCATCACCTGCTGACGCCCGGGGCGTGAACCCGAGGCCCCGGCCTCCCCCGAGCGGGGGCCGGGGCCTCGGTGGTCGTGGAGGGCGCGACGGTCGGACGGTCAAGGGGGGTCGAGGCCTCAGAGGTCGGAGGGCGCCTCGACATCGGCGGCCGGGCCGTACTCGCCCAGGCTCAGCGTGGAGACCCCCTTGTAGCCGCCGCCCTCGCAGGTCAGCGTCAGCTCGGCGAGCCGACCCGCGCCGTCGACCAGCAGGTCGGTGGCGCACAGCTCGATGCGGCGCTCGGCGATCCGCATGCGCAGCTTCTCGCCGAGCGCGTCGGAGACCGCCGCCACCGGCAGTGCACCCGCCAGGTGGTAGGCCATCCCGCCGTTGCGGCTGTGCAGCTTCTCCAGGCCCAGGTAGGAGGCCGGGTCGGCCTCCAGCAGCGCCCGCACCATCGGGCGGTGGTCGGCCACCAGCGGCGCCCCGGCGTTGCGCGGGTGCTTCACCCACTTCTCGCCGTCGACCCGGGTGTAGACCGCGTCCCGCGTGGTGGTGGTGTACACCTGCACCGGCGCGTCCCCGGCGAGCATGGCCAGGCCCATCGAGCTGGTCTGGACGTCGGACACGCCGACCGTGCCCTGGCCCCGGACGTGCACGTCGTCGTCGTAGGTCTCCACCGAGATCGCGGCCGAGAACGGCGCGACCGGCGCGGCGATCGCGGCCCGGAGCCCGTCCAGCTCCTGCGCCCGGTCGCCGCCGGTGGCGATGGCCGCGGCGGAGGCCGGGGAGCCGGACGGCGCGGCGTCGGCGGCCGGGGCGGCGGGGGAGGAGCCGGAGCAGCCCGTCAGCACGGCCGCCAGGACCGCCCCCGACACCGCTGCGGCGACCCCGCCCGCACGCGTCTTCACCGACACGACCACACCTCCACGAAAAACCCACGAATGGAACAGCGGTGCACACGTTCTCGCAGTTCACGGGCAAAACGCAAGTCAATTCGTGGACGAACCCAGACAAGGGTAGATGCCCAGGTCGATGCCGGGCCGGATCGGCCCGGCCCCCGCCCGGTTCGGCCCGGCCCCCGCCCGGATCATTCGCGGAACCCGGCGTGCACGTGGTCGTGGTGGGTGTCGTCGCTGAAGAACTGGTTCGCCGTCCGCCCGCCGGACAGCAGCCGCGGACCGCCCACGTTGTACGAGCCGGCCGCCGCGGCCGCCCGCATGAAGGACTCCACCAACCCGGCCGGGGTCGCCGGGTCCACCACCGGGTGCCCCTCGATCCGCCAGGTGTCGAACGCCAGCCCGCGCGGGTGGTCGCTCGGCCGGTCGGTGCCGAACACCAGCAGCGGATGCCCCGAGCGCAGCACGCTCACCTCGAAGCCGTACGACCCGGCCAGCGTCAGCATCGCCGCCAGCGCCGCGTCGTGCACCTGCCCGGAGCGCACGTCCGCCACCGCGGCCGGCGGCAGCACGATCCGCGGCTGCGCCAGCACCCGCACCGCCGGGTCGGCCAGCGCGTCGGCGGCCCGGCCGGGATCGGACGGGTGCAGCGCGGTGACGTTCCAGTGCGGTTCGGCGCTGCTCAGCCGGACGTCGACCGTGCTGCCGCCGGACACCGGCGCGCCGTCCGGCCCGGCCAGCCACTGCCGGCACACCACCAGCACGCTCGCCGAATCCGCCAGCAGACCGCCGTACTGGGCGTACACCACCTCCAGCGCGGCCTGCGGCGCATCGGCCAGCAGCGCACCGGCCTGATCGGCCAGCGCCGGGTCCGCCCCGAGCGCCGCCACCCGCTGCCGGGCCGCCGCCACCCCCTGCCCGCCCGGCGGCCACCCGCCGACCGCCTCCACCACCTGCACGGCCCGCAGCTTGACGTCCGGCCGCAACTCGCCCGGCCCCGGCTGCCAGGCGGCGGGGGAGGGGAACGCGGTGGCCGCCGCGGACGCCGTGGACGGGGTGGCCGCCGTGGTCGGGGCGGACGGGGTCGCGGAGCCGCTCGGGCGGGCGGTGGAGCAGGCCGTCAGGGCGCAGCCCAGACCGGCGAGCAGGACGGCGCGGCGGCCGGGCGGGGGAAGCGGTGCGCTCACCCGGCCAGTGTCGGCCGCGACCGGCCGCCGGGGCGGTTGCGACCCACCGCCGTGACCCGATGGAGTGCGGGCCGGGCCGAGCCGCTCAGCCGTCCAGCAGCCCCGCGGGGAACGCGGCGAGGACCAGCCCGAGGCTCGTGGCGCCGAGCACGACCAGGACGCGGACGGTGGAGCGGCGGGTGAAGAACTCGACCCGCTCCGGGGCCAGCCGGGCCGTCAGCAGTCGGCCGCTGCGGTAGCCGCCGACGGTCAGCATCGCCAGGGCGATGCCGCCGACGAACGCCCCCGGACCGAACCAGACCGCCAGCCTGGTCCGGCAGTCGCCGCCGTCCGTGCAGCGCACCGCCACCAGTTCGCCCGGCTGCCGGTACCCCGCGCCGCGCAGCCGCCAGTGCTCCGCCGCGATGCCGGCCGGGCCGTCGGCGCCCCGCCC
The window above is part of the Kitasatospora sp. NA04385 genome. Proteins encoded here:
- a CDS encoding dual specificity protein phosphatase family protein; its protein translation is MKTRRRGGAPDPGTPWDEIAPGLWMGGHHWVDPAGQRRPVVVGAEFELVVSLFTAEGHGPAPGVPHRSVPVPDGPLDAEQLAAVQAAARAVAEAVRSGRRVLVRCRSGYNRSGLVVAQALVELGLGTAEAVRLVRARRSPWALHNELFVEYLDVGLDTARLLVSLHAP
- a CDS encoding lytic polysaccharide monooxygenase; protein product: MSRSRRLLAASAVGAGALVATTFAAGTASAHGAMFGPPSRIAACYAEGPETPKSQVCKDLVADSGTQPLYDWNEVNIASANGQSQQIIPDGHLCSANRDKYRALDWARTDWPATSAAAGAKNFDFRVTAPHQGTMKLYITKAGYDPTKPLKWSDLDLASPVAVYDTARTSDNGYYHVNVNLPQRTGRQLVYMVWQRSDSPEAFYGCSDLDFGTTTTAAAAGPLAANAPSAPTEAQIGAGAARSTVSHHGHGGDLTAAESVVAASGTVSVNQADHDNLLLGLAGAALLSATASGAYLARRMRGTAVSA
- a CDS encoding lamin tail domain-containing protein; its protein translation is MTEPRAPKWRRRLSLLLAAAALPAVGLGVLGAEPAAAAPADDVRLNEVVTTGSVNDSIELHNKGTATVDLSGWVLRDNTSSTYTIASGTTLAPGAFKAFDVHASFGLGSSDSARLYLADGTTLVDSFSWTTHSAPSWSRCPDGTGAWGQSAALTLGSANNCAGSGGSTSPVAWPGGSAVATADGSNVFGSDLSGLYQEGGVMWGAQNSGKLWRLVPNGSGGWKPDTANGWGSGKSLRFTGGTGTPDDEGVTLTGAGSAGGVYVSSERNADSSSTSRLSVLRYDVSGTGTTLTATREWNLTSDLPSTGSNAGLEGVTWVPDSYLTGAGFKDAATGAAYDPAHYGAHTGGVFFVGVEGSGTVYGYVLLEAGGFTKVATISSGMAGVMELSWEPQAHRMWVVCDDTCSGQLRTFQVNGSGAFAPTAVYNRPSGMSNLNNEGFTLAGADECTGGSKPVYWSDDSNTGGHALRKGSITC
- a CDS encoding cellulose binding domain-containing protein; translation: MRRVTLSLAAAAALIAAPLGATAAGAAGVSGLTADYAVTQSWSNGFQATYTVTNHTNATVNSWSLSFDLPTGESVSSLWNGTLTSTATSTGTHYTVASPTWAAPLAPGAAAPAVGFGVTTGAVQGAPANCTVNNQPCAGAPADSTAPSVPGNPRSTGTGPGSVTLGWTASTDNTAVAGYHVREGSTVVATVTGTSATVRGLLQGSSHTFTVSAFDAAGNESANSAAVTATAGTGTSAGTAAPYVDLGAYPTPSLPALSAASGIKEFSLAFIINGSQPCTASWFGAYDPATGWNKADMDAIRDAGGDVRPSFGGANGTELAQSCTTVAALAAQYQKVVDVYALDRVDFDIEGTAVTDHASVDRRSAALAQVQAAQRAKGRDLKVSLTLPVLPSGLTADGVYILQSAKNAGLSVDLVNVMAMDFGDWAAPSPAGRMGAYAIQSAQSTQAQIRSVWTNLTDAQAYAMVGVTPMLGQNDTASEVFNLSDAQQLVSFAQQNHLGELAFWEMTRDANACTGSLPKCTNVPQTPYQFSKLFAGYHG